The Besnoitia besnoiti strain Bb-Ger1 chromosome IV, whole genome shotgun sequence genome contains a region encoding:
- a CDS encoding myosin-light-chain kinase (encoded by transcript BESB_052960): protein MSCSTFARSSQAVAASAATAPPPVSRHTGGTGCRPVGVPSLRRAKLKLCLPDVLPNNIPLRRTSKSCFDGYRVLETVGSGTYANVWKVVRANPEAARNHGEAGGDLMVATATHTLEGEAHLEQLKPKDKREVFAAKLLQPQKFPKDTLPRVLDMFAKEIVNLAACQCPGVVRVEEVVEGSEGWLIVQEYVDGGTVWCEQVCNDEDDAFLHFIQLVQAVLFLQEQKVMHRDLKPTNILRSRREKRIVLADFGWSERVDQCQLTPMEWPGTLEINPPEVINSTGPLTERIDNYAIGMALLLFLSGRFICRQKGLDAATAAPYVLRTVQQLRSSPPPSVFRGSADAWILFLGLTAPHPTNRWSLNRVLSHGWVQRKLVQLAPRAFLWHPNVCRLAAGLARVFENPVACSGPGFPSVCRQHARAISEVGVPAEKICVGGNACVRSSSGAVLTSRGVLATAEGHKRVRSANREACPQCCLSGCGGHPCNKLGTQGRVVSREQHNQLRASLGVEGVHAPAVSRQSISVCSTADSFVPTDQHTLLRAGIEEDRSRSRGRLSAPACQVSHTFLRYTPSAQQRPSESQLRQGAEARDGAAASVPSSAPHGSMDVRSAPQADAAASDSSHSSSGSSQHTTPCAGPPFPGVTQNESNENSPPVDTWDILEQKRRLEEQLDALQEEKRQLQRMHQQHHADALRRSLLLKTGGETVGQCSPKQVEHSKNRSLAHEWSLKLCMEQSAAAPKRAATMGEVPVPEARAQVLQLSPRADKVPPAPSPANVSMMASGQTWNQKNHTEPRQGASKGRHDRVSVSQSQEFSVEASHPAAKPFPQGLKSGSHGVKGATVKGSQVEIYESTKTNADNCPSPCLDRRLTIDTYGRTIASRSREAGQTGDGSFANEREAASMSRQAEECGLSPLFSQMPSRPVIDSSSCVKASPPNPVRVAVAVQEPATIKYKTSSQIDHQYSIQDLRRSCASEAPGPYGPLSRAASQDEGRLVRTVAQRCLPSRLSFESPLADEPGTSARCPASGQAVSSPMTPRAVCVANRTGASPAPAQWWRGCASSTRPLGEATTCKQGHVAVKPGDPRSQAAPSESPGRIPSLYFGDIQTLRLQLQRLPQQMTAAYGTPRVLRRGDCAGNSVWHPGEACPPTTQNGLSPSKSAGDDGAQRQTSSLRRVQPAGTNFRSDGCVADEPIRLSRIPGQSLSGLESAGNSSTATSAVEGGLQDAGEDYGKSSSQETISSFLRLAGGPGSRDTRMLGRERDSTSLHDSDSWVTSTTQGSPVELLGRSQAREGGGSTRGSVTVAPSDLCVSGRWRPTATTGCRDVDRGHARGAIADSARQNIDGHYLRATQKESRHPRSRIGEASDHVVLAVDLPPGSDASYDTAADDRLLRSGAALATSLMVNNDSQGKMAIAGTLKFGGMAGDARRPGEAFRPPSSGTKSASATAQSRGPGYGETTTASVFRLVHRSPVPMHNEVADTRGQLQHGTSCVGVKSGERINHRDRLGNVSGPEEPWMVRLGWQYRWPHQRTTESPVVTEKRKSFWECHSQSGVAEIDTLGSRVGRGADQGNTAEGTSSESGSACPNLPSTIDHLVGTDIQAGGGHSADTCKREFQLVGKRMLYPVERMGVCGAEENGGCEHESPDSNEADAVPFLQRFVSHLLEFGQDLQSHTTESSRKAEAYARVGEGMPPGLKRAVHEESRNGAALHSRDDDNFLLLRQAQSAGGFSLKTTAHTNAHQLAQLLESGASPRKACPFDGGLLGVAPSCAGATTTATTTGPGVGTQPVTSPGGGDDGLDSCWSFHDLDCEDEPTEFRTASPACVPIQYGGRPA, encoded by the exons ATGAGTTGTTCAACATTTGCACGATCATCCCAGGCGGTTGCAGCCTCGGCTGCAACTGCTCCTCCTCCAGTATCCCGCCATACAGGAGGAACTGGATGTAGGCCCGTGGGCGTCCCTTCCTTGCGGCGCGCAAAGCTAAAGCTCTGCTTGCCTGATGTGCTCCCCAACAACATTCCTCTCCGCCGAACCTCGAAGAGTTGTTTTGATGGGTACCGTGTGCTGGAAACAGTTGGTTCCGGTACGTACGCAAACGTCTGGAAAGTTGTGCGAGCTAACCCCGAAGCTGCCAGAAACCACGGTGAGGCCGGCGGGGATCTCATGGTGGCGACCGCTACTCACACACTTGAGGGAGAAGCTCATTTGGAGCAACTTAAGCCGAAGGACAAGCGAGAGGTTTTCGCAGcaaagctgctgcagccacagAAATTCCCAAAGGATACGCTCCCGCGGGTGTTGGACATGTTCGCCAAGGAGATCGTCAACCTGGCTGCCTGTCAGTGCCCCGGAGTTGTGCGGGTTGAAGAAGTAGTAGAGGGATCAGAAGGCTGGCTAATCGTACAGGAGTACGTAGACGGAGGAACTGTGTGGTGCGAGCAAGTCTGCAACGACGAAGATGACGCGTTCCTGCACTTCATCCAGCTCGTCCAGGCAGTGCTGTTTCTGCAAGAGCAGAAAGTCATGCATCGAGACCTAAAGCCCACAAACATCCTTCGATccaggagagagaaacgcaTCGTGCTTGCAGACTTTGGCTGGTCGGAGAGAGTTGACCAGTGCCAGCTGACTCCCATGGAGTGGCCGGG GACTCTCGAGATCAATCCCCCAGAAGTCATCAACTCCACTGGACCGCTGACGGAGCGCATTGATAACTACGCCATTGGCATGGCGCTTTTACTTTTTCTGTCGGGGCGCTTCATTTGCCGTCAGAAGGGCCTTGACGCAGCCACCGCAGCCCCGTACGTGCTTCGCACGGTCCAGCAGCTccgctcctcgccgccgccttcagtCTTTCGGGGGTCAGCAGACGCCTGGATTCTCTTCCTCGGCCTAACAGCGCCTCACCCTACAAACAGATGGTCTCTGAATCGCGTCCTGTCCCACGGGTGGGTCCAGCGCAAACTGGTACAGTTGGCGCCCCGTGCCTTCCTGTGGCATCCCAATGTGTGCCGCCTTGCTGCAGGCCTCGCACGAGTTTTTGAGAACCCAGTTGCGTGCAGCGGCCCCGGGTTTCCAAGCGTGTGCAGGCAACATGCACGCGCAATCTCCGAAGTTGGAGTTCCAGCAGAGAAGATTTGTGTCGGTGGGAACGCCTGCgtgcgaagcagcagcggtGCGGTCCTGACATCCAGAGGGGTGCTGGCAACAGCGGAGGGGCACAAGAGAGTGCGATCTGCCAACCGAGAGGCGTGCCCGCAGTGCTGCTTATCGGGCTGCGGTGGGCACCCGTGCAACAAGCTGGGCACTCAGGGCCGGGTTGTGTCGAGAGAGCAACATAATCAACTGCGGGCTTCTCTTGGAGTTGAAGGCGTCCACGCCCCTGCAGTGAGCCGCCAGAGCATCAGCGTCTGCTCAACCGCAGACTCGTTCGTCCCGACTGACCAGCATACGTTGCTTCGTGCAGGCATCGAGGAAGACAGATCAAGATCCCGGGGCCGCCTGAGTGCCCCAGCGTGTCAAGTCTCTCACACCTTTCTCCGATACACCCCTTCGGCTCAACAGAGACCGTCGGAATCGCAACTGCGACAGGGCGCCGAAGCCCGCGATggtgcggcagcgagcgtTCCAAGCTCGGCGCCACACGGCTCTATGGATGTCCGGAGTGCGCCCCAAGCGgatgctgcagcgtctgATTCTTCTCACTCGTCGAGTGGAAGCTCGCAACACACGACTCCGTGTGCTGGTCCCCCCTTCCCGGGCGTCACCCAGAACGAGTCGAACGAAAACTCCCCTCCGGTGGACACATGGGACATATTAGAGCAAAAAAGGCGTTTGGAAGAGCAGCTAGACGCGCTCCAAGAGGAAAAACGCCAACTGCAACGCATGCATCAACAGCACCACGCAGATGCTCTCCGGCGCAGTCTGCTTTTGAAGACCGGTGGCGAAACCGTGGGTCAGTGCTCCCCGAAGCAGGTGGAACACAGTAAAAACAGATCCCTTGCCCATGAGTGGTCGCTCAAGCTGTGCATGGAGCagtcggcagcagcgcccaAGCGCGCAGCGACTATGGGAGAGGTGCCAGTCCCggaggcacgcgcgcaggTGCTCCAACTATCACCACGTGCTGACAAGGTGCCCCCCGCTCCGTCACCTGCTAACGTAAGTATGATGGCCTCGGGTCAGACATGGAATCAGAAGAATCACACTGAACCGAGGCAAGGCGCCTCAAAGGGCAGGCACGACCGTGTGAGCGTTTCTCAGTCGCAAGAGTTCTCCGTTGAAGCGTCCCACCCAGCAGCCAAACCTTTTCCGCAAGGATTGAAGAGCGGGTCGCATGGCGTAAAGGGTGCGACTGTGAAGGGAAGCCAAGTAGAAATATATGAATCGACAAAAACAAACGCAGACAACTGCCCCAGCCCTTGTCTCGATCGGAGGCTCACCATCGATACGTATGGACGGACTATTGCTAGCAGAAGTCGAGAGGCAGGCCAAACTGGAGACGGTAGTTTCGCGAATGAAAGGGAAGCTGCAAGCATGTCACGACAAGCAGAGGAATGCGGCTTATCTCCTTTGTTTTCGCAGATGCCGTCTCGCCCCGTCATTGACTCTTCGTCTTGTGTAAAGGCGTCACCTCCGAACCCGGTCAGAGTGGCGGTCGCTGTGCAGGAGCCAGCAACGATCAAGTACAAGACATCGTCGCAAATAGACCATCAATATTCGATCCAAGACCTTCGTCGGAGCTGTGCGAGTGAAGCGCCAGGCCCGTATGGCCCCTTgtcccgcgcggcttcgcaggATGAGGGCAGACTGGTCCGAACTGTCGCTCAGAGGTGTCTGCCGTCGCGGTTGTCTTTCgagtcgcctctcgcggatGAACCTGGTACGTCCGCCAGATGCCCTGCTTCAGGACAGGCTGTTTCCTCCCCCATGACGCCTCGCGCAGTATGCGTCGCAAACCGGACAGGAGCGTCTCCAGCTCCGGCTCAATGGTGGAGAGGGTGTGCCAGCTCTACGAGACCCCTGGGGGAAGCGACCACATGCAAGCAAGGCCATGTCGCCGTTAAACCTGGAGACCCCAGAAGCCAGGCAGCCCCCTCTGAGTCCCCAGGTCGGATACCCTCTCTTTATTTCGGGGATATACAGACACTTCGGCTTCAGTTGCAGCGCCTGCCCCAGCAGATGACAGCTGCGTATGGCACTCCCCGAGTACTGCGTCGCGGAGATTGTGCGGGAAACAGCGTGTGGCACCCAGGTGAGGCGTGTCCGCCGACGACACAAAATGGCCTTTCTCCTTCGAAGtctgccggcgacgacggagcgcagagacagacgtCCTCACTCCGCAGAGTTCAGCCGGCGGGTACAAATTTCAGATCCGACGGCTGCGTTGCCGATGAACCGATTCGCCTGAGTCGTATTCCGGGTCAGAGCTTGTCGGGACTCGAGAGCGCTGGAAATTCGTCAACAGCAACGAGCGCAGTAGAGGGCGGGCTGCAAGACGCTGGTGAGGACTACGGCAAAAGCAGCTCACAGGAGACCATAtcttcttttctgcgtctcgccggTGGCCCCGGTAGCCGGGATACACGGATGCTTGGACGGGAGCGCGACTCAACGAGCTTGCATGATAGCGACAGCTGGGTAACTTCCACCACACAGGGATCGCCTGTGGAACTGCTGGGTCGGTCACAAGCTCGGGAAGGCGGTGGCTCGACGAGGGGGAGCGTCACAGTGGCACCGTCAGACCTGTGTGTGAGTGGAAGATGGAGACCAACCGCCACTACCGGCTGTAGGGACGTCGACCGCGGCCACGCGAGAGGGGCGATTGCAGACTCTGCTCGCCAGAACATAGATGGTCACTAtctgagggcgacgcagaaagaaTCGAGACACCCGCGCTCTCGAATTGGCGAGGCCTCGGACCACGTAGTGCTCGCGGTAGATCTTCCGCCAGGCTCCGACGCATCCTACGACACCGCGGCCGACGACAGGCTCTTGAGGTCGGGGGCGGCTTTGGCGACTTCACTAATGGTGAACAACGACAGCCAAGGTAAAATGGCGATCGCAGGGACCTTGAAATTCGGTGGCATGGCAGGTGATGCCAGGCGACCAGGAGAGGCCTTTAGACCGCCTTCATCTGGGACGAAAAGCGCTTCAGCGACCGCGCAGAGCAGAGGACCCGGGTATGGTGAGACCACAACTGCGTCTGTTTTCAGACTTGTCCATAGATCTCCAGTGCCTATGCACAATGAGGTAGCCGACACACGCGGCCAGCTACAGCACGGGACGAGTTGTGTTGGCGTCAAGAGCGGGGAGCGCATAAACCACAGGGATCGTTTGGGAAACGTTTCAGGGCCGGAGGAGCCGTGGATGGTGCGCCTTGGGTGGCAGTACCGTTGGCCTCATCAACGTACTACCGAGTCTCCAGTGGTCACAGAAAAGCGCAAGAGTTTTTGGGAGTGTCACAGTCAAAGTGGCGTGGCGGAGATTGACACCTTAGGCTCGCGCGTGGGGCGAGGAGCTGATCAGGGGAACACAGCTGAGGGCACCTCATCTGAAAGCGGTAGTGCGTGCCCGAACCTTCCCAGTACTATAGATCATTTGGTTGGGACTGATATCCAGGCTGGCGGGGGGCACAGTGCCGATACCTGCAAGCGTGAGTTCCAGCTAGTCGGGAAGCGAATGCTGTACCCGGTCGAGCGGATGGGCGTGTGCGGGGCTGAGGAAAACGGAGGCTGTGAGCATGAGTCTCCAGACTCGAATGAGGCGGATGCAGTGCCATTCCTGCAGAGGTTTGTCTCCCATTTGTTGGAGTTCGGGCAGGACCTGCAAAGCCACACAACGGAGTCGAGCCGTAAGGCCGAAGCATATGCACGGGTTGGTGAAGGAATGCCGCCCGGCCTAAAACGCGCGGTGCATGAAGAGAGCAGGAATGGAGCCGCCTTGCATAGTCGCGACGACGATAACTTTCTCTTGTTAAGGCAAGCCCAGTCAGCGGGCGGCTTCAGTTTGAAGACCACGGCGCACACAAATGCGCACCAACTTGCTCAACTGCTAGAGTCGGGGGCTTCGCCTCGTAAGGCGTGTCCCTTTGATGGAGGTTTGCTCGGGGTTGCGCCCTCGTGTGCCGGCGCCACGACCACGGCGACGACAACCGGGCCAGGCGTCGGGACGCAGCCGGTGACATCgcctggaggaggcgacgatgGTCTAGACAGCTGCTGGAGTTTCCATGACTTGGACTGCGAGGACGAACCGACTGAGTTTAGgaccgcctcgccggcgtgcgTTCCGATTCAGTATGGCGGTCGCCCTGCCTAG
- a CDS encoding hypothetical protein (encoded by transcript BESB_052970), translating into MALSVRATQAATGATRRVTKLRALITSIICEQRLSEVPECRPFIRATEFAPLNGGGRQSSLKKPWLSPSASSVRSEVPLPAGAHLQAPPLEADRSHDQSDDTFTSSAAHALRCVAQASCDRRAHLSRRSVVGRTLACLAAAGMADDARSLLDACNGRRRTIRVELKTSDAGSGVHVDGARPHSRSSEGPAAAALAPLACKASGNSGTVDMLIDECPLYAFSDLVGALIGLELIDANALEALKRRIQRDERCFTARTLTYLSLSAKELPSPLVAEYHETLCAAVSSCISRRPQEFVPRLIARLANAYSRHSSRPHIQQILERLQKVMLDTLDDFDAPDLVLAMCEFGKVDAINGPALFSAALPRLRFLVPSFTPVDMVMLLATLEGVCMKTSPDALPAWPSTGPIRELAGAVLGRICEEGPACLRQDGRSVCRLLDIVSRMPREQVEGAVFDAVCAYVWTVEKTLVERQLIEIMNACTRVQRTPPDSLVVTVFSAARRLIFTCDPKYVALFWNALPAFLRVAFLEYSTDDARVVRLSPGVDETTVGTVRRRKPIRETLLSLSDLKSHAAPSASAVSSAAQAELPSACIQRAPHGDEQAEGYYRGSGKADSRSGTPHQGEAEAPLHSRNASTPEDAPALATRVISELCAHVAGAGKACRSQQPLATVGEVSSGSWPALQPRDVAMILNAMSRMELLHLHSLQA; encoded by the exons ATGGCCCTTTCCGTACGTGCGACACAAGCG GCGACAGGGGCAACACGGAGAGTTACCAAACTCAGGGCCTTGATAACGTCAATTATCTGTGAACAGAGGCTGTCCGAGGTGCCGGAATGTCGCCCCTTTATTCGAGCAACTGAATTCGCCCCGCTGaacggcggagggcgccagTCTTCGCTGAAGAAGCCCTGGCTTTCCCCGTCGGCCTCCTCCGTGAGATCGGAAGTTCCGCTGCCTGCTGGGGCACACCTTCAGGCACCTCCCCTAGAGGCAGATCGCTCTCATGATCAGTCCGACGACACCTTcacttcctctgcagcgcatgcacTGAGATGCGTGGCGCAGGCCTCCTGCGACCGTCGCGCCCATCTTTCTCGACGGAGCGTCGTGGGCCGAACGCTGGCGTGTCTTGCGGCTGCAGGAATGGCAGACGATGCGCGGTCCTTGCTAGATGCATGCAATGGAAGAAGGCGGACTATCCGCGTGGAGCTAAAGACCAGCGATGCTGGTTCTGGGGTGCATGTCGACGGCGCTCGCCCACATAGCCGGAGCTCTGAAggacccgccgccgctgcgcttgCGCCGTTGGCGTGCAAGGCATCAGGAAACTCTGGGACCGTAGATATGCTCATCGATGAATGTCCACTTTATGCGTTTTCCGATCTGGTGGGCGCGCTGATAGGCTTGGAACTGATAGACGCGaacgcgctggaggcgctgaaGAGACGCATTCAAAGGGATGAGCGCTGTTTCACAGCGCGGACGTTGACGTatctgtctctgtctgcaaAGGAGCTGCCCTCCCCCTTGGTTGCCGAGTACCATGAGACCTTGTGCGCGGCAGTCTCGAGCTGCATATCGAGGCGGCCACAGGAGTTCGTCCCTCGGCTCATTGCTAGGCTCGCGAATGCTTACTCCCGCCACAGTTCGCGTCCGCACATCCAGCAGATTCTGGAACGGCTGCAGAAAGTGATGCTGGATACGCTTGATGACTTCGATGCCCCTGATCTCGTGCTTGCCATGTGCGAATTCGGGAAAGTGGACGCGATCAACGGACCCGCGCTGTTTTCAGCCGCGCTGCCACGCTTGCGCTTCCTTGTCCCGTCCTTCACCCCCGTAGACATGGTCATGCTGTTAGCGACGCTCGAAGGTGTCTGCATGAAGACGTCGCCTGACGCCCTCCCTGCATGGCCGTCCACTGGCCCTATACGGGAGCTTGCCGGCGCTGTGTTGGGTCGGATTTGCGAGGAGGGCCCCGCTTGCTTGCGGCAAGATGGCAGGTCAGTGTGCCGGCTGCTGGACATCGTTTCCCGCATGCCTCGAGAACAGGTGGAGGGCGCGGTGTTTGACGCCGTCTGTGCATATGTTTGGACAGTGGAAAAGACCCTGGTTGAGAGGCAGTTGATTGAGATTATGAATGCGTGCACGCGTGTTCAGCGGACGCCGCCTGATAGTCTCGTCGTGACCGTGTTCTCAGCCGCCAGGCGGTTGATTTTTACGTGTGACCCAAAATACGTGGCGCTGTTTTGGAACGCGCTACCTGCCTTTCTTCGTGTTGCATTTCTCGAGTACTCCACAGATGACGCACGCGTTGTTCGGCTTTCCCCTGGAGTTGACGAGACAACAGTGGGTACCGTGAGGCGAAGGAAACCGATACGAGAGACGCTGCTTTCTCTTTCAGACTTAAAAAGCCACGCCGCTCCCTCTGCATCCGCTGTTTCGTCTGCCGCTCAAGCCGAGCTCCCCTCGGCTTGCATCCAGCGGGCTCCTCACGGGGATGAGCAGGCGGAAGGCTACTACCGTGGAAGCGGCAAGGCGGACTCTCGGAGCGGTACACCTCACCAAGGTGAAGCGGAAGCACCGCTGCACAGCCGAAATGCGTCGACACCAGAGGACGCACCCGCGCTGGCCACGCGTGTCATTTCGGAGCTCTGCGCTCACGTGGCAGGGGCAGGAAAGGCTTGCAGATCACAgcagccgctggcgacggTCGGCGAAGTTTCCAGCGGTTCCTGgcctgcgctgcagccgcgggacGTCGCGATGATACTGAATGCAATGAGCAGAATGGAGCTTCTACATCTGCATTCCCTTCAAGCGTAA
- a CDS encoding R3H domain-containing protein (encoded by transcript BESB_052950): MPEIHGCGDAASAHARKAFRESTTRDRKRDDDAKWTGGVRIEGGNSVFLGKSYAGSAWGKAQAQQRLRGKIEQEKKKRTTQKKDDKGPKP; this comes from the coding sequence ATGCCCGAGATCCACGggtgcggcgacgcagcctcCGCTCACGCCAGAAAGGCTTTCAGGGAGTCGACCACGAGAGACCggaagcgcgacgacgacgcgaagtGGACGGGAGGTGTGCGCATAGAAGGAGGGAATTCTGTTTTCCTCGGAAAGTCCTACGCGGGCAGTGCCTGGGGGAAGGCTCAAGCTCAGCAAAGACTGCGAGGAAAAATTGagcaggaaaaaaagaaaagaacGACCCAGAAAAAGGACGACAAAGGGCCGAAACCGTGA